From one Ooceraea biroi isolate clonal line C1 chromosome 7, Obir_v5.4, whole genome shotgun sequence genomic stretch:
- the LOC105281982 gene encoding cytochrome c oxidase assembly factor 3, mitochondrial isoform X2, protein MPKVDVVKDAGRLKSTDVVYMKRLEEHNLERAKRVQIYRKRNRISGIVLGLTALSIYVYTMYAVKQEKFLDDFEVPQKTIEKTA, encoded by the coding sequence ATGCCAAAAGTTGATGTCGTAAAAGATGCGGGGAGACTCAAGTCCACAGACGTGGTTTACATGAAACGCCTGGAGGAGCATAACTTGGAGAGAGCAAAGAGAGTACAGATTTATCGTAAACGTAATAGGATTAGCGGGATCGTTTTAGGCCTTACAGCTCTTAGCATTTATGTTTACACGATGTATGCAGTCAAGCAGGAAAAGTTCCTCGATGATTTTGAAGTGCCGCAGAAAACGATTGAGAAGACTGCATGA
- the LOC105281982 gene encoding cytochrome c oxidase assembly factor 3, mitochondrial isoform X1 has protein sequence MGPDNRLEQAEYMPKVDVVKDAGRLKSTDVVYMKRLEEHNLERAKRVQIYRKRNRISGIVLGLTALSIYVYTMYAVKQEKFLDDFEVPQKTIEKTA, from the exons ATGGGACCTG ATAATCGACTTGAACAAGCGGAATATATGCCAAAAGTTGATGTCGTAAAAGATGCGGGGAGACTCAAGTCCACAGACGTGGTTTACATGAAACGCCTGGAGGAGCATAACTTGGAGAGAGCAAAGAGAGTACAGATTTATCGTAAACGTAATAGGATTAGCGGGATCGTTTTAGGCCTTACAGCTCTTAGCATTTATGTTTACACGATGTATGCAGTCAAGCAGGAAAAGTTCCTCGATGATTTTGAAGTGCCGCAGAAAACGATTGAGAAGACTGCATGA
- the LOC105281986 gene encoding dimethyladenosine transferase 1, mitochondrial, with protein MSSLRLPPLPSIRDILKLYHLNAIKRLSQNFLMDQNLCDKIIKKAGNFAGAHVLEVGPGPGGLTRSILKQAPKRVVVVEKDRRFEPTLDMLADSFSAVNGDMDVIYDDILKTNMESLFPMEEKRNWSERSPNIYLIGNLPFSLSTYLIVKWLHAISEQQGPWAFGRTQMTLTFQKEVAERLVAPVAGEQRCRLSIMAQTWTYPVLRFIIPGKAFVPKPDVDVGVVSFTPLVKPRTRHDFKLFEKITRHLFSFRQKYSRRCIETLFPLHCREELSLMMYKLSDLDPKMRPMQFTVEDVDRLTTAYKYLVEKHPEIGLYNYRASRRLLALSQTKNIVVQDCAQVSEETNI; from the exons ATGTCTTCTCTGAGATTGCCACCGCTCCCATCGATCCGAGATATATTGAAGCTATATCACTTGAACGCCATTAAACGTTTGTCACAAAATTTTCTGATGGATCAGAACTTGTGCGACAAGATCATAAAGAAAGCGGGAAACTTCGCCGGAGCCCATGTACTGGAGGTTGGCCCTGGCCCAGGTGGATTAACTCGATCCATCCTAAAACAGGCTCCTAAACGAGTAGTAGTCGTGGAGAAGGACCGTAGGTTTGAGCCGACTTTAGACATGCTAGCTGATTCGTTTAGCGCGGTAAACGGAGATATGGACGTAATATACGACGATATCCTGAAAACGAATATGGAGAGTCTGTTTCCAATGGAGGAGAAGAGAAACTGGAGTGAGAGATCTCCGAATATCTACCTCATAGGCAACTTACCCTTCAGCCTATCGACGTATCTCATAGTCAAGTGGTTGCACGCAATTTCGGAACAACAAGGACCGTGGGCGTTTGGTAGGACACAAATGACGCTGACATTCCAAAAGGAAGTGGCGGAACGTTTGGTGGCTCCAGTTGCAGGCGAACAGCGATGCAGGCTGTCTATAATGGCGCAAACGTGGACGTACCCAGTACTTCGTTTTATCATACCTG GCAAAGCTTTTGTTCCAAAACCAGATGTTGATGTGGGCGTGGTGTCATTCACGCCATTGGTCAAACCACGCACGCGACATGACTTCAAGCTTTTCGAAAAGATTACGAGGCACCTGTTCAGTTTCAGGCAGAAGTACAGCAGAAGATGCATCGA AACCTTATTCCCGTTACACTGTCGCGAAGAATTGTCTCTAATGATGTATAAATTATCCGATTTGGATCCGAAGATGAGACCCATGCAATTTACCGTGGAAGATGTCGACAGGCTGACGACCGCTTATAAATACTTGGTGGAGAAACATCCGGAGATTGGTTTGTATAATTATCGTGCATCTCGACGATTGTTGGCATTGTCGCAGACGAAGAATATCGTGGTTCAGGACTGCGCGCAGGTATCggaagaaacaaatatctgA